The Equus przewalskii isolate Varuska chromosome 5, EquPr2, whole genome shotgun sequence genome window below encodes:
- the GPR35 gene encoding G-protein coupled receptor 35, which translates to MNNSNCSTNELTWPPAVMSIFYTYTGVVLVLGLLLNSLALWVLCCRMQQWTETRVYMANLAVADLCLLCTLPFVLYSLKHSTTKDTPFCQLSQGIYLANRYMSISLIMAIAVDRYLAVRHPMRVRGLRSPRQAMAVCLALWVLVVGSLVLRWILGMQEGSFCFTSLSKQNYNTAVFSLLGFYPPLVVLVFCSLQVVTALGRRPTADLGQVEASRKAARMVWANLVVFVVCFLPLHVMLTVFMATSLPTCVIRRALYITSRLSDGNCCLDAICYYYMAKEFQEASALPGLPTAKVHKSQESLCVTLA; encoded by the coding sequence ATGAACAACAGCAACTGTAGCACCAACGAGCTCACCTGGCCCCCGGCGGTTATGAGCATCTTCTACACCTACACGGGCGTGGTGCTGGTGCTGGGCCTGCTGCTCAACAGCCTGGCGCTCTGGGTGCTGTGCTGCCGCATGCAGCAGTGGACGGAGACCCGCGTCTACATGGCCAACCTGGCCGTGGCCGACCTCTGCCTGCTCTGCACCCTGCCGTTCGTGCTGTACTCCCTGAAGCACAGCACCACCAAGGACACGCCGTTCTGCCAGCTCTCCCAGGGCATTTAtctggccaacaggtacatgagcATCAGCCTGATCATGGCCATCGCCGTGGACCGCTACCTGGCCGTGCGGCACCCAATGCGTGTCCGCGGGCTCCGCTCCCCGCGGCAGGCCATGGCCGTGTGCCTGGCGCTCTGGGTGCTGGTGGTTGGCTCCCTGGTGCTTCGCTGGATCCTGGGGATGCAGGAGGGCAGCTTCTGCTTCACCAGCCTCTCCAAGCAAAACTACAACACCGCGGTCTTCTCACTGCTGGGCTTCTACCCGCCGCTGGTTGTGCTGGTCTTCTGCTCTCTGCAGGTGGTGACCGCCCTGGGCCGGAGGCCGACCGCTGACTTGGGCCAGGTGGAGGCCAGCCGGAAGGCCGCCCGCATGGTTTGGGcaaacctggttgtgtttgtggtcTGCTTCCTGCCCTTGCACGTGATGCTGACGGTGTTCATGGCCACGAGTCTGCCCACCTGCGTCATCCGCCGGGCCCTCTACATCACCAGTAGGCTCTCGGACGGCAACTGCTGCCTGGACGCCATCTGCTACTACTACATGGCCAAGGAGTTCCAGGAGGCGTCGGCATTGCCCGGGCTCCCCACTGCCAAGGTCCACAAGAGCCAGGAGTCTCTGTGTGTGACCCTGGCCTAG